The Spirochaeta isovalerica genome includes a window with the following:
- a CDS encoding endo-1,4-beta-xylanase — MNKAIFFPTFFLIAVFFTACMTASGTGDKIVFDLNDYISGNSINLRAPLQQSGNPRFSVENGELRLSDRSESWHAIDLIRDFDASPLQPGDRVTIEGKIIDAPSGTAMVLGGAESPWNWIISTDVEGTQTYSLQTVLTEKHFIEGQFVRLRLQTNETGANCDFTISKWIVTRTADSAAPAVSAPRWDLTLPGLGELFSPYFRIGNVYSGSSMMSLFNTEEAYRHHFNAVTAENGHKPAGIAGSENRSVRPDAKDFNFTEADAIVDWAVENNMELIGHTLVWHSQTPRWLFSSSTGEPLTRKEALENMEYYISTLADHWAERGVIDRFYSWDVVNEALSNNGGSWGGSLDDWEAGDWRTQLRTESGWYRAFSNGSDQDAGEHPSDFIFYAYYFARKYFPASVLYYNDYNEEIPAKRNAIGQMVEEINLRWKNHPEYDGRLLIEGIGLQSHYHLRGWTTDLDNVRAALERFAATGAEMSVTELDITVGGYGAGVPAESELPALYEEQADAYARLFGYYLEFAEQIHRVSFWGLADSRSWRAPGHPLLFDRNFMAKPAFHAIVDKVMFFES, encoded by the coding sequence ATGAATAAAGCAATATTTTTCCCAACTTTTTTTTTGATAGCGGTTTTTTTTACAGCCTGCATGACAGCTTCAGGAACCGGTGATAAGATCGTGTTTGATCTGAATGATTACATTTCCGGGAATAGTATTAATCTACGTGCGCCTCTTCAGCAGTCGGGAAATCCCCGGTTTTCTGTAGAGAACGGCGAGCTCCGTCTGAGTGACCGTTCGGAAAGCTGGCATGCCATCGATCTTATAAGAGATTTTGACGCATCGCCGCTGCAGCCGGGAGATAGGGTCACCATCGAGGGAAAGATTATTGATGCGCCTTCCGGTACGGCCATGGTCCTGGGGGGAGCGGAATCCCCCTGGAACTGGATTATAAGCACCGATGTGGAAGGCACTCAGACTTATTCCCTGCAAACAGTCCTTACAGAGAAGCATTTCATTGAAGGCCAGTTTGTACGCCTGCGTCTCCAGACCAATGAGACGGGAGCGAACTGCGACTTCACCATAAGCAAGTGGATTGTTACGCGGACAGCCGATTCGGCAGCTCCGGCTGTTTCGGCTCCCCGGTGGGATCTGACTCTCCCCGGACTCGGCGAGCTCTTCTCTCCCTATTTCAGGATCGGCAACGTCTATTCCGGTTCGTCTATGATGAGTCTTTTTAACACGGAAGAAGCGTACAGGCACCACTTTAATGCGGTGACCGCGGAAAACGGCCATAAGCCGGCGGGTATCGCCGGTTCGGAGAATCGATCGGTCCGCCCCGATGCAAAGGATTTCAACTTCACAGAAGCGGATGCCATCGTGGATTGGGCGGTTGAAAACAACATGGAACTCATCGGCCATACCCTTGTGTGGCACAGCCAGACTCCCCGTTGGCTTTTCAGCTCTTCGACCGGAGAGCCCCTGACCCGCAAAGAAGCCCTGGAAAATATGGAGTATTACATCAGCACTCTCGCAGATCATTGGGCCGAAAGAGGCGTTATCGACCGTTTTTACAGTTGGGATGTGGTGAATGAAGCTCTTTCCAACAACGGCGGAAGCTGGGGAGGATCTCTTGATGACTGGGAGGCGGGAGACTGGCGCACCCAGCTGCGAACAGAGAGCGGCTGGTACCGGGCCTTTTCCAACGGTTCTGATCAGGACGCCGGAGAACATCCCTCGGACTTTATATTCTACGCTTATTACTTCGCCCGGAAATATTTCCCTGCCAGCGTGCTCTATTACAACGATTACAACGAGGAAATTCCGGCCAAACGCAATGCCATCGGCCAGATGGTTGAAGAGATCAACCTTCGTTGGAAAAACCATCCCGAATACGACGGGAGACTTCTCATTGAGGGAATCGGCCTTCAGAGCCACTATCACCTCCGGGGCTGGACAACAGACCTGGACAACGTGCGGGCCGCTCTTGAGCGCTTTGCCGCAACCGGAGCCGAGATGTCGGTAACAGAACTCGATATTACGGTAGGCGGATACGGCGCGGGTGTTCCGGCTGAATCGGAACTGCCCGCCCTTTATGAAGAACAGGCTGATGCCTATGCCCGGTTATTCGGCTATTACCTTGAGTTCGCAGAACAAATTCACAGAGTCTCTTTCTGGGGGCTGGCCGATTCCCGGAGCTGGAGAGCCCCGGGCCATCCGCTTCTTTTCGATAGAAACTTTATGGCAAAACCGGCATTTCATGCCATAGTGGATAAAGTGATGTTTTTTGAATCATAA
- a CDS encoding substrate-binding domain-containing protein — translation MSLAPMGEFNKVYGVITAGINDSYQAGIWRGIVSKSEELGTGLVSFLGSRINSPHPDESNSNIVYSLVGKNQIDGLIIVSSSISTYVEPDQLAKLLEPWSDIPRVSLGLAIPGIPSVTVEGRKAIGSIIKHLIHDHKRRCFGLISGPLHHEESRLRMNSFYEFLENEGIPTASVPWVEGDFNTESGRQCVSALLDSEVELDALFCLNDNMALGAMEELISRGYRIPEDISIFGFDGIEEAQFFNPPLTTVRQPLYEMGAKAVEMLFQQQEGEPVSNIKLSSSPLIGESCGCKSHERTFGNGDFAISTKSRTYSDSEIKELKKTILEGREEDFLEQLSESLGSSMQSPSAIQSLQSMLFAVQKDLLLSVKASDRNRIEEISDLIARGVSYLNQQMVFSLSSRRLKEKEQNSITRSFGAYISEAFDKDSILNRVKEGLSLIGYSEGYIGIMTGWGEENRKNHDRWELFHLSEEVRYLNSFDGGIQQLPDALHKAWGKSRCVIKPLVSESEIFGIIILPVKTDDPGFYDIISKQIASTLKGYHLMEQVKLHERGLEVEVEKRTRELIRINTKLQSEVELRTRLESDLIEISNQTMNRIGQDLHDDLCQHLAGISMLTKVLGKSLPEGSPTSDTVEKIANMLGDSIERARNISRGLVTIGLAENDFVATIDSLIESLKKSSGLPISLIVGNNFFIEKGDRRIQLYRIIQEALSNAIKHSGCSRIVVDLGMLNTRNSSAYSLSSLQPSAGHPVSGFYVRIEDDGVGFVKPEKSSGMGLQIMEYRAEKAGMTLDFRKTKGGGTTVVCAAIS, via the coding sequence GTGAGTCTTGCACCAATGGGTGAATTCAATAAAGTATACGGTGTTATAACCGCAGGTATAAACGACTCGTACCAGGCGGGGATCTGGCGGGGGATCGTCTCAAAATCGGAGGAACTGGGCACAGGGCTGGTGAGTTTCCTCGGTTCGCGTATCAATTCGCCCCATCCCGATGAGAGTAATTCCAACATAGTGTATTCGCTTGTAGGGAAGAATCAGATCGACGGCCTGATTATTGTCAGTTCGTCCATATCCACTTATGTGGAGCCGGATCAGCTGGCCAAGCTTCTGGAGCCATGGTCGGACATTCCGAGAGTCTCACTGGGACTTGCCATTCCGGGAATCCCCAGCGTCACCGTTGAAGGGCGAAAGGCTATCGGCTCAATCATAAAACACCTGATCCACGACCACAAACGACGCTGCTTCGGTCTGATATCCGGTCCGCTACACCATGAGGAATCGCGCTTGAGAATGAACAGTTTCTACGAATTCCTCGAAAACGAAGGCATACCGACCGCGTCGGTACCCTGGGTCGAGGGAGATTTCAATACCGAGTCGGGCAGACAATGCGTTTCGGCCCTGCTCGATTCGGAAGTAGAACTGGACGCTTTGTTCTGCTTGAATGACAACATGGCCCTGGGAGCTATGGAGGAATTGATATCCCGGGGGTACCGCATTCCCGAGGATATTTCGATTTTCGGCTTTGACGGGATTGAGGAAGCTCAGTTTTTCAATCCTCCCCTTACCACGGTTCGTCAGCCTTTATATGAAATGGGGGCCAAAGCCGTTGAAATGCTCTTTCAGCAACAGGAGGGAGAGCCCGTATCGAACATAAAACTCAGCTCTTCTCCGCTCATAGGGGAATCCTGCGGATGCAAAAGCCATGAGAGAACTTTCGGCAACGGGGATTTCGCAATTTCTACGAAAAGCCGGACCTATTCCGATTCGGAAATCAAAGAGCTGAAGAAAACAATTCTGGAGGGACGGGAAGAGGATTTTCTCGAACAGCTTTCCGAAAGCCTCGGCTCTTCCATGCAGTCTCCCTCAGCCATTCAATCGCTTCAGTCCATGCTTTTTGCTGTTCAAAAAGATCTGCTCCTGTCCGTGAAAGCTTCCGACCGGAACCGAATTGAAGAGATATCAGATTTAATAGCCCGGGGAGTCTCATACCTGAATCAGCAAATGGTTTTTTCCCTTTCCTCCAGGAGACTGAAGGAAAAAGAACAGAATTCCATAACCCGCTCTTTCGGAGCCTATATATCGGAAGCCTTTGATAAGGATTCCATCCTGAACAGGGTGAAAGAGGGCCTGTCCCTTATCGGTTACTCCGAAGGCTATATCGGAATCATGACCGGATGGGGCGAGGAAAACCGGAAAAATCACGACAGATGGGAACTCTTCCATCTATCTGAGGAAGTCCGGTATCTGAACAGTTTCGATGGTGGAATCCAGCAGCTTCCCGACGCTTTGCACAAAGCCTGGGGAAAGAGCCGCTGCGTCATAAAACCCCTTGTTTCAGAATCGGAAATTTTCGGGATCATCATTCTGCCGGTAAAAACCGATGACCCGGGCTTCTACGACATCATATCCAAGCAGATCGCCAGCACCCTCAAAGGCTACCACCTGATGGAACAGGTCAAACTGCACGAGCGGGGTCTGGAAGTGGAAGTAGAGAAACGCACCAGGGAACTGATAAGAATCAACACGAAGCTCCAGAGCGAAGTGGAACTGCGCACGAGGCTAGAAAGCGATCTCATCGAAATATCCAATCAGACCATGAACCGGATCGGACAGGATCTGCATGATGATTTGTGCCAGCATCTGGCAGGTATTTCCATGCTCACCAAAGTTCTGGGAAAAAGTCTGCCCGAAGGATCGCCGACCTCCGATACGGTTGAGAAGATAGCGAATATGCTGGGAGATTCCATTGAAAGGGCGAGGAACATTTCCCGGGGGCTCGTTACCATCGGCCTTGCGGAAAACGATTTTGTCGCGACCATCGACAGTCTGATAGAATCACTGAAGAAAAGCAGCGGATTGCCTATTTCTCTTATTGTGGGTAATAATTTCTTCATAGAAAAGGGGGACAGACGAATCCAGCTCTACCGGATTATTCAGGAAGCCCTCTCCAATGCCATAAAGCACTCAGGGTGCAGCAGAATCGTGGTAGATCTGGGAATGTTAAACACCCGGAACAGCAGTGCTTATTCCCTCAGCAGCCTCCAGCCTTCTGCCGGGCACCCGGTTTCAGGTTTTTATGTTCGTATCGAGGATGACGGAGTGGGCTTTGTAAAACCCGAAAAGTCATCGGGGATGGGTTTGCAGATAATGGAATACCGGGCGGAAAAAGCCGGCATGACCCTTGATTTCCGGAAAACCAAGGGAGGGGGCACGACCGTGGTGTGCGCCGCCATCAGCTAA
- a CDS encoding acetylxylan esterase: protein MAFFDMGLDALEKYKPEVHEEADFDAFWAATLSQSRQAAGEPRFEEIEHHFRHIKIYDVTFSGFAGQSVKGWFLRPEGEGPFPCLIEFIGYGGGRNLPHEWLTMVSTGMAHFVMDTRGQGSGWSPGDTPDPELSPGNGQFPGFMTKGVLDRDTYYYRRVFTDAVRAYETVAARKDIDSARIAVTGGSQGGGISLAAAGLIEGLDAVLTDVPFLCHFHRAIRITDSYPYKEIGEYLRIHRDQSDRVHKTLSYFDGVNFSRRARCDAFFSTALMDMTCPPSTVYAAFNHYAGRKEIHAWEFNDHEGGGPFQMKKRIDILCDRWGL, encoded by the coding sequence ATGGCTTTTTTTGATATGGGGCTGGACGCCCTGGAAAAATATAAACCGGAAGTTCACGAGGAAGCGGATTTCGACGCTTTCTGGGCAGCCACCCTCTCCCAATCGCGGCAGGCGGCCGGGGAGCCGCGGTTTGAAGAAATCGAACATCATTTCCGCCATATAAAGATTTATGATGTCACTTTTTCCGGATTTGCCGGTCAGAGCGTGAAGGGCTGGTTTCTGCGGCCCGAAGGGGAAGGACCTTTTCCCTGTCTGATCGAGTTTATCGGCTATGGCGGCGGGCGCAATCTGCCTCACGAATGGCTGACCATGGTGAGTACGGGAATGGCGCATTTCGTTATGGACACGAGAGGGCAGGGAAGCGGTTGGAGCCCCGGCGATACACCGGATCCCGAGCTTTCTCCGGGTAACGGGCAGTTTCCAGGATTTATGACAAAGGGCGTTCTCGACAGAGACACATACTATTACCGTAGGGTTTTTACCGATGCTGTCCGCGCTTATGAGACTGTGGCCGCCCGGAAAGATATAGACTCGGCCCGTATCGCCGTAACCGGAGGGAGCCAGGGGGGAGGAATCAGTCTGGCGGCTGCCGGTTTGATTGAAGGGCTCGATGCCGTTCTGACCGATGTTCCCTTTTTATGTCATTTCCACAGAGCCATCCGGATTACAGACTCTTATCCCTATAAGGAGATCGGCGAATACCTGAGGATCCACCGGGATCAATCGGACAGGGTTCACAAAACTCTGTCCTATTTCGATGGAGTCAACTTCTCCAGGAGGGCCCGATGCGACGCCTTTTTTTCCACGGCCCTGATGGACATGACCTGTCCCCCATCCACGGTATACGCCGCGTTCAATCATTATGCCGGGCGGAAGGAGATACATGCCTGGGAGTTTAACGACCATGAAGGCGGCGGTCCCTTTCAGATGAAGAAGAGAATTGATATCCTCTGCGATCGATGGGGTTTGTAA
- a CDS encoding glycoside hydrolase family 3 N-terminal domain-containing protein has product MRSMDKRAEEIVRELRIEEKLAQLYSAWCHFSENGHIKIRSMEGFKNTYRELDMKKDFQHGIGHIVRPLGSQPISALAGVKALNSIQEYLVKHTRMGIPALPHEECLTGLMARGATLFPSGINNGSLWDEDLIGEIAEAIGYELRSVGSKLGLAPVLDVARDARWGRLEESMGEDPYLVGSLATAWVRSFQGPDEDVMATLKHFAGHSLPEGGRNHAPVRIGESELNDTMLLPFEMAVKLASPGAVMPAYHDIDGIPLHASRKYLGDVLREAWKFQGVIVSDYAGIGQLHNEHRVAEDMEEAAALALEAGVDVEFPGDECFGQAALKAIEKGKLPVALVDQAVKRVLKEKIRLGLFDKPYADEKAIDLRSESTRNTAYKAAAQSAVLLKNNGILPLENPGSLALIGPLADDKMAMLSGYSFPVHLILSGLDDEDPELKTVRTVFEEFYPGKVGFSKGCDVLTERPKEAAVFPGDLSLDGRSQKSYISYDTSGFSEAIDLARKSDTVIAVLGDLAGLFLTGTVGEGSDTSSLRLPGVQHQLLEVLLATGKPVIAVLVSGRPYSLGSLGEKCAAVLQAWLPGMYGPKAIFDLLTGRENPSGRLPVSIVENAGVMPYFYNHKLKSAGTPLHPDFAADYPFGYGLSYTSFSYSDWEIPAVPVEITGSVRGSFKITNTGPVKGADVIQIYVRDLFASRVRPVKELKAFKKVFLEPGETADVEFEIPVDMLNFTVDDFVRIVEPGDFEIMLAGNAESIEFSTTVQVTGERRPLPDNWEMKSSLTIRKHL; this is encoded by the coding sequence ATGAGATCTATGGATAAACGGGCGGAAGAAATAGTACGCGAACTGCGGATTGAAGAAAAACTGGCTCAGCTCTACTCAGCCTGGTGCCATTTTTCCGAAAACGGCCATATAAAAATCCGAAGCATGGAAGGGTTTAAAAACACCTACCGCGAACTGGATATGAAGAAGGATTTCCAGCACGGAATCGGTCATATCGTGAGGCCTCTGGGCAGTCAGCCCATATCCGCCCTTGCCGGAGTGAAAGCGCTCAATTCCATTCAGGAGTACCTGGTCAAACACACCCGCATGGGTATTCCCGCTCTCCCCCACGAGGAATGCCTGACAGGCCTCATGGCAAGGGGCGCGACGCTTTTCCCTTCGGGTATAAACAACGGCTCGCTCTGGGATGAAGATCTCATCGGCGAAATCGCAGAAGCTATCGGTTATGAGCTGCGAAGCGTCGGCAGCAAGCTCGGGCTGGCGCCGGTCCTGGATGTGGCCCGCGATGCCCGCTGGGGACGGCTTGAAGAGAGCATGGGAGAGGATCCCTATCTGGTCGGATCTTTAGCGACGGCCTGGGTTCGCAGTTTTCAGGGGCCCGATGAAGATGTTATGGCCACCCTCAAGCATTTCGCCGGACACTCTCTTCCCGAAGGCGGACGGAACCACGCTCCGGTCAGGATCGGCGAGTCGGAATTGAATGACACGATGCTGCTGCCCTTTGAGATGGCGGTCAAACTCGCGTCCCCGGGAGCTGTGATGCCCGCCTATCACGACATAGACGGCATCCCGCTTCACGCATCGCGGAAATATCTGGGCGATGTTCTCAGAGAAGCCTGGAAATTCCAGGGGGTTATTGTTTCCGATTACGCGGGAATAGGTCAGCTTCACAACGAACACCGTGTCGCTGAAGATATGGAAGAGGCGGCCGCTCTGGCTCTTGAAGCCGGTGTCGACGTGGAGTTTCCCGGAGACGAGTGCTTCGGGCAAGCCGCCCTGAAGGCCATTGAAAAGGGAAAACTACCGGTGGCTCTGGTAGACCAGGCCGTCAAGCGGGTGCTGAAGGAAAAAATCAGGCTGGGACTTTTCGACAAGCCCTATGCTGATGAAAAAGCCATAGACCTCCGCTCCGAATCGACAAGAAATACGGCCTATAAGGCTGCGGCACAATCAGCTGTACTCTTAAAGAACAATGGTATCCTTCCTCTTGAGAATCCCGGTTCGCTAGCTCTTATCGGCCCATTGGCAGATGATAAGATGGCTATGCTCAGCGGCTATTCCTTTCCCGTTCACCTCATTCTCAGCGGGCTGGACGATGAAGATCCGGAACTCAAAACCGTCAGAACCGTATTTGAAGAGTTCTATCCCGGCAAAGTCGGCTTTTCCAAAGGATGTGATGTCCTGACAGAGCGTCCCAAAGAAGCGGCGGTTTTCCCCGGGGATCTGTCACTGGACGGCAGAAGTCAGAAAAGCTACATAAGCTACGACACCTCCGGATTTTCAGAGGCCATCGATCTTGCCCGAAAATCCGATACGGTCATTGCCGTTCTGGGAGATCTCGCCGGATTGTTCCTCACGGGAACTGTGGGAGAAGGATCCGACACGAGCTCCCTGCGGCTCCCCGGCGTTCAGCATCAGCTACTCGAAGTTCTCCTTGCCACGGGTAAGCCGGTCATTGCCGTGCTCGTAAGCGGACGGCCCTATAGCCTGGGAAGCCTCGGGGAGAAATGCGCAGCCGTACTTCAGGCCTGGCTTCCGGGAATGTATGGGCCGAAAGCGATTTTCGATCTTCTTACAGGAAGGGAGAACCCCTCGGGGAGGCTGCCTGTTTCAATTGTGGAGAATGCGGGGGTCATGCCCTATTTCTACAATCATAAACTCAAGTCGGCCGGCACTCCGCTCCATCCGGATTTTGCAGCGGATTATCCCTTCGGCTACGGTTTGAGTTATACGTCCTTTTCCTACTCCGATTGGGAAATTCCGGCCGTCCCGGTTGAGATAACCGGTTCCGTCAGAGGCTCGTTTAAAATTACCAATACCGGCCCTGTAAAAGGCGCTGATGTCATCCAGATATATGTGAGGGATCTGTTTGCCAGCAGGGTCCGCCCCGTAAAAGAGCTTAAGGCATTCAAAAAAGTCTTTCTTGAGCCCGGAGAAACCGCCGATGTGGAATTTGAAATACCTGTGGATATGTTGAATTTCACGGTTGACGACTTTGTCCGGATCGTCGAACCGGGCGACTTTGAAATTATGCTGGCCGGAAACGCGGAATCCATCGAATTCAGCACGACTGTACAAGTAACAGGGGAAAGGCGGCCGCTTCCGGATAATTGGGAAATGAAATCATCCCTTACCATACGTAAACATTTATAG
- a CDS encoding family 43 glycosylhydrolase, protein MANESSLQQRGINPYLPSWEYVPDAEPHLFDGRVYIYGSHDRFNGHGYCLNDYVCWSADPGDLTSWQYEGVIYEKTDDPLNPHSRMCLYAPDVTRGPDGRYYLYYVLDKVSVVSVAVCDSPAGRYSFYGYVHHDDGTLLGEGPDDEPQFDPGVLTEGTRTYLYTGFCPADDPSRTGPMVTVLGEDMLTVLEGPNNIAPSKPYSRGSSFAGHEFFEAPSIRKINGLYYFVYSSVVFHELCYAVSSSPTDGFEYRGVVISNSDLHINSYKPAEKPMYYGGNNHGGILDLGERKYIFYHRHTNGTNFSRQACAEPIIMAADGTIEQAEMTSCGLKGEPLPARGEYPAHMACNLFCKEESVYTGANAYMDNRFPKITQDECDGDTGKGYVANMMDGAVAGFKYFEFNGVSRMVISARGYCRGHFEILTEWDGPVRGTIAVTDFSTAWERYEGTVGIPDGIHPLYIRFRGSGLASLLDFAFI, encoded by the coding sequence ATGGCAAATGAATCTTCACTTCAGCAACGGGGAATTAACCCCTATCTTCCGTCATGGGAATACGTCCCCGATGCGGAACCGCATTTATTCGACGGAAGAGTGTACATCTACGGCTCCCACGACAGATTCAACGGGCACGGGTACTGCCTGAATGATTATGTCTGCTGGTCCGCCGATCCCGGCGACCTGACCAGCTGGCAGTATGAAGGGGTCATATATGAAAAAACCGATGACCCGCTGAATCCCCATAGCAGGATGTGTCTTTACGCGCCCGATGTCACCCGGGGACCCGACGGAAGATACTACCTTTACTATGTGCTTGATAAGGTGTCCGTGGTCTCCGTCGCCGTATGCGACAGCCCGGCGGGCAGATACAGCTTTTACGGATATGTTCATCATGACGACGGAACCCTTCTGGGAGAAGGACCCGATGATGAGCCGCAGTTTGATCCGGGCGTCCTCACCGAGGGTACCCGGACCTATCTCTACACCGGATTCTGCCCCGCCGATGATCCGTCCCGGACCGGTCCCATGGTAACCGTTCTGGGAGAGGACATGCTGACTGTTCTCGAAGGGCCCAATAACATAGCACCGAGCAAACCCTATTCCCGGGGCAGCTCTTTTGCCGGTCACGAGTTCTTCGAAGCACCGTCTATCCGCAAAATCAATGGCTTGTATTATTTTGTGTACTCCTCTGTGGTCTTTCACGAATTGTGTTACGCCGTCAGCTCCAGTCCGACCGATGGGTTTGAATACCGGGGAGTGGTGATAAGCAACAGCGATCTTCATATAAACAGCTACAAGCCGGCGGAAAAACCCATGTATTACGGCGGTAACAATCACGGAGGCATCCTCGATCTCGGTGAAAGGAAATACATTTTCTACCACCGCCATACGAACGGGACGAATTTCAGCCGCCAGGCCTGTGCCGAGCCGATAATCATGGCTGCGGACGGAACGATCGAACAGGCGGAGATGACTTCATGCGGACTAAAGGGAGAGCCCCTTCCGGCCCGCGGAGAATATCCGGCGCACATGGCCTGCAATCTTTTCTGTAAGGAAGAATCGGTTTACACCGGCGCCAATGCCTATATGGACAATCGCTTCCCTAAAATCACCCAGGATGAATGTGACGGCGATACCGGAAAGGGTTATGTGGCCAATATGATGGACGGCGCCGTCGCCGGCTTCAAATACTTTGAATTCAACGGCGTCAGCCGCATGGTCATCAGCGCCCGGGGATATTGCAGAGGGCATTTTGAAATTCTGACCGAATGGGATGGACCGGTTCGCGGCACCATTGCCGTTACAGATTTTTCAACAGCATGGGAGAGGTACGAAGGGACCGTCGGGATTCCCGACGGAATCCATCCCTTGTATATCCGGTTCCGCGGAAGCGGCCTGGCGAGCCTGCTTGATTTTGCATTTATTTAA
- a CDS encoding ThuA domain-containing protein produces the protein MKILCICGDFYHPAAVVKKGLDFLSELNLDIRFLDDTTLGSPHWLKDYDVLILSKANMTVENKSRTWLNDQWEQEIDRFVRSGHKLLVIHSGTAGYDNNRKIRELIGGVFSHHPEQEAISYSASGNKAFMNEVQTFTEKDEQYFMTMDREDIDLILVSTSQQGTQPAGWFLKHDAGEVAVLTPGHNIEVWLNRQFQKILEEILKGWMKG, from the coding sequence ATGAAAATTCTGTGTATTTGCGGTGATTTTTACCATCCAGCAGCTGTAGTAAAGAAGGGACTCGATTTTCTGTCAGAATTGAACCTGGACATACGCTTTTTAGATGACACCACCCTGGGATCTCCACATTGGCTTAAGGATTATGATGTTCTCATACTCAGCAAAGCCAATATGACAGTAGAAAACAAATCCCGGACATGGCTCAATGATCAATGGGAACAGGAAATCGATCGCTTTGTCAGATCGGGACACAAGCTTCTGGTCATTCATTCGGGAACGGCCGGTTACGATAACAACAGAAAAATCAGAGAACTTATTGGCGGTGTTTTCTCTCATCATCCCGAACAGGAGGCTATTTCCTATTCAGCTTCCGGAAACAAAGCCTTTATGAATGAAGTTCAAACATTTACAGAAAAAGATGAGCAATATTTCATGACGATGGATCGTGAAGACATAGACTTGATTCTCGTATCAACATCTCAGCAGGGAACCCAACCGGCAGGATGGTTCCTGAAGCATGATGCCGGGGAAGTGGCTGTACTGACACCGGGTCACAATATCGAAGTATGGCTCAATAGGCAGTTCCAGAAAATACTGGAAGAGATTTTAAAGGGATGGATGAAAGGATAA
- a CDS encoding endo-1,4-beta-xylanase has translation MGALDRKIQTNRTGSVKLKLTQGGRPVAGCAVRIGQKNHKFQFGSNWQDDIIRFARKELNGPAGEQPDVITKLYLDLFNQVTLPFYWANFEPEQGKPGTEMMKKLASWYSSHDIALKGHPLCWHTLAPNWLLNMTNDEILRTQIDRIKRDVSDFAGIVDTWDVVNEAVIMPIFDKYDNGLTRLCKEKGRIELLKIMFETARETNPRARFLINDFDTSPAYDILVEGCLEAGIEIDVIGIQSHMHQGYWGVEKTERIIERFERFGLPIHFTENTIISGDLMPPEIKDLNDFQVTDWPSTPEGEERQAEEVVTHIKTLLSHPLVESITWWDIKDGAWLNAPSGLIRRDNTPKPSYHALKDLFKGEWWLKPSEFVSDSKGEIEVKGFLGEYELEFEGRLQRFQIPSTEESEIQIDLL, from the coding sequence TTGGGAGCATTGGATAGAAAAATACAGACAAACCGCACAGGCTCAGTCAAATTAAAACTGACACAGGGGGGCAGGCCGGTTGCAGGATGCGCTGTTCGCATCGGACAGAAAAACCACAAATTCCAATTCGGTTCAAATTGGCAGGATGATATAATCCGCTTTGCCCGTAAGGAATTAAACGGACCGGCGGGGGAGCAGCCCGATGTCATCACAAAATTATATCTGGATCTTTTCAATCAGGTGACTTTGCCTTTTTACTGGGCAAACTTCGAGCCGGAACAGGGCAAACCCGGTACGGAAATGATGAAGAAGCTTGCCTCCTGGTACAGCAGCCATGATATTGCCCTCAAAGGCCATCCGCTGTGCTGGCATACCCTTGCCCCGAATTGGCTACTGAATATGACCAATGATGAAATCCTCCGGACCCAGATAGACCGCATCAAACGGGACGTTTCGGATTTCGCTGGAATAGTAGATACCTGGGACGTGGTGAACGAAGCGGTCATCATGCCCATCTTCGATAAATACGACAACGGATTGACAAGGCTGTGCAAAGAGAAAGGGCGTATCGAACTGCTTAAAATCATGTTTGAGACGGCCAGGGAAACCAACCCCCGGGCCCGGTTCCTCATAAACGATTTCGATACCTCTCCGGCCTATGACATCCTGGTGGAAGGCTGCCTTGAAGCGGGGATTGAAATAGACGTAATAGGCATTCAGTCGCATATGCACCAGGGATACTGGGGCGTGGAAAAGACAGAGAGGATTATCGAGCGGTTCGAACGTTTCGGCCTGCCGATACATTTCACCGAAAACACCATAATCTCCGGCGATCTGATGCCGCCGGAAATAAAGGACCTGAACGATTTTCAGGTGACCGACTGGCCCAGCACGCCCGAGGGGGAAGAGCGGCAGGCGGAAGAAGTCGTCACGCACATCAAGACATTGCTCTCCCATCCTCTGGTTGAATCCATCACATGGTGGGATATTAAGGACGGTGCCTGGCTGAATGCCCCATCCGGTCTGATCCGCCGGGATAACACGCCGAAACCCTCCTATCATGCTCTTAAAGATCTGTTCAAAGGCGAATGGTGGCTCAAACCGTCAGAATTTGTCTCCGATTCAAAGGGAGAGATTGAGGTGAAAGGCTTTCTCGGAGAATACGAACTGGAGTTTGAAGGCAGACTGCAGAGATTTCAGATTCCCTCAACTGAAGAATCGGAAATCCAAATCGACCTATTGTAA